One window of the Petroclostridium xylanilyticum genome contains the following:
- the pdxA gene encoding 4-hydroxythreonine-4-phosphate dehydrogenase PdxA — protein MLIGITMGDASGVGPELILGAYKQKAIQKDFIVIGDYEVLEYCNELLNYGVPLRRIADVTEVQEGYINVLDLKLLKKEELEIGRISKKSGYAAMKYVEYATQLALDKKIEAIVTLPMNKEATRLSNENFSGHTELIAKICGQTNYTMMLASEKLTVTHVNTHVSMEEAIKNVKKERIYNVIKLTHDALKRFIIKPKIAVAGLNPHAGEGGSFGREDINEIKPAVLKAQEEGIYAEGPIPPDTVFIKACKKQYDAVVCMYHDQGHIPIKLLDFEGGVNVTLGLKVIRTSVDHGTAFDIAYKGIASTRSLTEAYKFAINLVQGK, from the coding sequence ATGTTAATAGGAATTACAATGGGAGATGCAAGTGGTGTAGGACCGGAGTTGATACTTGGAGCTTATAAACAAAAAGCAATACAAAAGGATTTTATAGTTATTGGAGACTATGAGGTTTTAGAGTATTGCAATGAACTATTAAATTATGGAGTGCCATTAAGAAGGATTGCTGATGTAACTGAGGTGCAGGAAGGTTATATAAATGTCCTGGACTTAAAACTGTTGAAAAAAGAAGAACTTGAAATAGGCAGGATTTCCAAAAAATCAGGCTATGCTGCCATGAAATATGTTGAATACGCGACACAATTAGCTTTAGATAAAAAAATAGAAGCAATCGTAACCCTGCCCATGAATAAAGAAGCAACGAGACTCAGTAATGAAAACTTTTCAGGACATACAGAATTAATAGCGAAAATATGCGGCCAAACCAACTATACAATGATGCTTGCATCAGAAAAATTGACTGTAACCCATGTCAATACCCATGTTTCCATGGAAGAAGCAATAAAAAATGTAAAAAAAGAGAGGATCTATAATGTAATCAAGCTAACACATGATGCTCTAAAAAGATTTATAATCAAGCCTAAAATTGCGGTTGCAGGGTTGAATCCTCATGCGGGTGAAGGCGGTTCCTTCGGAAGGGAAGATATTAATGAGATAAAGCCGGCGGTATTGAAGGCGCAAGAAGAAGGCATTTATGCAGAAGGCCCTATCCCGCCCGATACCGTCTTTATTAAAGCATGTAAAAAACAATATGATGCTGTTGTTTGCATGTATCATGACCAGGGACATATTCCTATAAAGCTTTTGGATTTTGAAGGTGGGGTTAACGTAACGCTAGGGTTGAAAGTAATAAGAACTTCGGTGGACCATGGGACGGCTTTTGACATTGCTTATAAAGGGATTGCTTCTACACGGAGTCTGACAGAAGCATATAAGTTTGCGATTAATCTTGTTCAGGGCAAATAA